GCCGGCGAATAATGGCCAGCACCCGGGCGTTCAATTCGGAGAGGTGAAAGGGCTTCACCAGGTAGTCGTCGGCGCCCAGGTTGAGGCCCTTCACGCGGTCCTCCACGCCATCGCGGGCCGTGAGGATGAGCACGCCGGCCGACGAGTTTTCGGTTTTGAGCAGGCGTATCAGGTCCAGCCCGTCGCCGTCGGGTAGGGTCAGGTCTACCAGCACGCAGTCGTAGCTGTAAAGGGTCAGCTTTTCGTGCGCCTGGGCAAAGGTAGCCGCCGTTTCGACCACGTAGCCGTGCTGGCGCAGGGTTTCCAGCACCGTTTGGCGCAGCTCGGCTTCGTCTTCAACTAAGAGCAGCTTCATACCTGAAAAGTGAGTTCAGGCACAAAATAACCTGCCAATCCTAGGAAAATTCTGGCAGCTCACCTTTGAAAAATTCCGGCCAGCCGTCTCCTTCTCAAAAAAAGCCTTCAGCGTGTCCTGGGGCCTGGCAAGGCACTGAATTCTGGCCCGGCCACGCAAAGGCCAATGCGCTTACTGGTTAAAATAATGTCCCTGCTCCAGGTCGGCCAGCAGGCCGGGGTGCGTGGGCCGCCACCCCAGCCACTGCTGCGTGAGCGCGCTGGCAGCCGCCAGGTCGAGGGCGGCAAAGCGGGCCATCCAGCCAAAATGGTCGGCGGCCTGCTCGGGCGTTTTCGACACCACTGGCACGTGCAGGTGCCGGCCTATCACGGCCGCGATGTCGCGGAATGCGATGCCCTCGTCGGCCGCGCCGTGGTAGCGCGCGCCGGCCGGGGCCTGCTCCAAGGCTAGCCGAAACAGGCGGGCGGCATCGAGCCGGTGCACCGCCGGCCAGCGGTTCTGGCCTTCGCCGATGTAAGCCGCCTCGCCCTTCTGCCGGGCCAGCCCGATGAGGTAGGGCACAAAGCCGTGGTCGCCCACGTCGTGCACCGAGGCCGCCAGCCGTATCACGGAGGCACGCACGCCCTGCGGCACCAGCGCCAGCGCCGCCGGCTCGGAAATGCGGGCACCGCCGGTGGGCACGTCTTCTTCGGTGGCCAGGCGGCCCTCGGCTAGCCCGGCCAGGCCTGAGGTCACCACCAGCGGCCGGTCGGAGCCGGCCAGCACGCGGCCCATTGCCTCAATGGCGCGCTGGTCGGCAACGGCGGCGGCCTGGTACTGCGAGAAGTCGTGGATAAACGCCAGGTGGATGACGCCATCGGCGGCGGCCGCGCCGCGCCCGAGGCTATCGAGGTCGTCGAGCGAGCCGCGGTGCACGGTGGCCCCGGCCGCCGCGAGCGCCCGCGCCGACGCGTCGGAACGGGCCAGGCCCAGCACCTGGTGGCCAGCTTGTTGCAGCTCCTGCACGACGGCGGCACCCACGAAACCCGAGGCGCCAGTTACAAAAACTTTCATAAAATAGTCTATTTAGCCAAGGGGTGAAACTCCGGCGCAAAGGTCTGGTGGCCGCGTCCCGGCAGCACTGCGCCGGGCAAGCCATTTACTGTAAAAATCAAACAGTCATCATTTGATTTAGGATGATGTCCGGTCAATTGCTAAGCTGGCTTCTCAAAATAACCGGCTGCTAAACCCAGTCCTGCCTTACTACGCCCCGAATCTGCGCTAACCCGAGCCAGCACCCAGTTCTGAGGCCAGGCTGAGGAGGACCGATGGGAAATGTGCAGAATGCCGGAACGCCCCCGGCTGAATTGGTGTTTAGTTGGGCCTGAAAAGTTCCGAAAAATTATTTATTTATTTTCTGCAGTATCTAAAACCGCCGCAACCAACCGGGCCGTAAGTCGGGCCCGTTCTACCTAGTTGCTGCTAATGAAACTGCTTGAGCCAGACGCAGAAAACCAACTCGTCCAGCGTTTGTATGCGCGTGATGAGTCGGCGATGGCCTTCTTTTATAAGAACTACAAGCAGGCCTTGTACCATACTATTTGGCGCATTGTGCGCCAGAATGAGCTGGCGCAGGACATTCTGCAAGAAACCATGCTCAAGTTCTGGCTGACGTTTCCCAGCTACGACACCAGCAAGGGCCGGCTCTTTACCTGGGCGCTCGCCATCGGCCGCAACCTGGCCATCGACCGGCTGCGGGCAGTGCGGCGCATCTCGCAGCGCACCCATTCGCTCACCGAGGAAGATGCGCTGCACCTGGCCGCGCCCACTGGCTTCCGGCCCGAGCACG
The genomic region above belongs to Hymenobacter sp. BRD128 and contains:
- a CDS encoding response regulator transcription factor; the protein is MKLLLVEDEAELRQTVLETLRQHGYVVETAATFAQAHEKLTLYSYDCVLVDLTLPDGDGLDLIRLLKTENSSAGVLILTARDGVEDRVKGLNLGADDYLVKPFHLSELNARVLAIIRRRQFQGQTQITFRDLVVRPEQAEVLVHGEPLALTRKEYDLLLYLLANPGRVLTKEAIAEHLCGDQVDAADSLDFIYTYLKNLRKKLQERGVDNYIRTLYGVGYKLNLE
- a CDS encoding SDR family oxidoreductase, with product MKVFVTGASGFVGAAVVQELQQAGHQVLGLARSDASARALAAAGATVHRGSLDDLDSLGRGAAAADGVIHLAFIHDFSQYQAAAVADQRAIEAMGRVLAGSDRPLVVTSGLAGLAEGRLATEEDVPTGGARISEPAALALVPQGVRASVIRLAASVHDVGDHGFVPYLIGLARQKGEAAYIGEGQNRWPAVHRLDAARLFRLALEQAPAGARYHGAADEGIAFRDIAAVIGRHLHVPVVSKTPEQAADHFGWMARFAALDLAAASALTQQWLGWRPTHPGLLADLEQGHYFNQ
- a CDS encoding RNA polymerase sigma factor is translated as MKLLEPDAENQLVQRLYARDESAMAFFYKNYKQALYHTIWRIVRQNELAQDILQETMLKFWLTFPSYDTSKGRLFTWALAIGRNLAIDRLRAVRRISQRTHSLTEEDALHLAAPTGFRPEHVGVRDWLALLNPGDRQLLELLYLQGYTQAEAADELKLPLGTIKSRGRRIIRALARHIN